A region of the Dysgonomonas mossii genome:
GCAAGCCATTTGATAGGCAAGGGACGGATGGAAGAACCTGAGAAAATATTATCTGTTGTTGAGGACTTTTTCAATCAGCAAGAAACTCTTTCAAAAAAAAAAATACTGATAACGGCCGGACCGACTTATGAAAAAATAGATCCTGTACGTTTTATAGGGAACTATTCATCGGGTAAAATGGGTTTTGCCTTGGCTGAAGAATGTGCACGTCGTGGTGCAGAAGTCGTTTTGGTTGCAGGCCCTGTTTCACTAAAAGTAAATCACCCCAATATAAAAAGAATTGACGTGGAGTCGGCAGAGGAAATGTATAATGCCTCGATAAAAGAATTTCCGGGAATGGATGCCGCTATTCTTTGCGCTGCCGTGGCTGATTTTCGTCCATCGGAACAGTATTCTCAAAAAGTAAAGAGAGGAGAAGATTTATTGACGATCTCTCTTGTTCCTAACAAAGATATTGCCGCATCGCTTGGCAAGATGAAGAAGGCAAACCAATTGTTGATAGGCTTTGCCTTGGAGACAAACGACGAAGAGACAAATGCTCTGAAAAAAATGGCAAAGAAAAATCTCGATTATATCGTACTTAATTCGCTTAATGATGCAGAAGCCGGATTTAAGTATGATACGAATAAAGTTGCTATTTTGAAGAAAAATGGAGAGCGAAAAGATTTCGGGCTAAAATCTAAATACGAGGTTGCCTCTGATATTATTGATAACACTATGCAATAAACGATATTCCTCAAATTATTTTTTTGATATATAATTATCTAATATAAGAAGGCTTTACAGAGTATGTAAAGCCTTTGTTTTTAATTTTTTAAGTAGAAAGTGACAATGCGAAAATGTCTTTAAAAGTGTCGCTTTTGTCACTTTTTAGGAACAATCTATATTTATATGTGTTTCATAATTAATATCTTGGAGACAAGAAATGTTGATATAAAATGAATACATTTATACGGATATTGTCACTTTCTTATTTGCAACTTGTGTGAGATGGCTAAAAGTAGACACAAAATATTAAAATTTTCACTCTTTGCACTTGCTCTGCTTGTTGTGCTTGCCCTTTCTGTGAACTGGTATATGACTTATCGCCTTAAAGACAAGTTGAATAAAACGTTGGCGGAAGCAGTATCCAATGCAACGAATGGTTTTTATCGCTTTTCCTTCGAGAAGCTCTCTGTAGGGTTCCTTTCGGGAGAGCTTTCTATATACGGTCTACAACTTATTCCCGACTCTCTTGTATTTGATCAATGGGAACAAGGAGATAGCCTTCCCAAAGTATATTATAAAATTAATGTTGAAGAAATTCACTTCAAAGGAGTTAACCTGACTTGGCGCCGAGATTATAAAAAGTTGAAGTTTAATCTCTTTGAGGTAAATTCGCCGGATATAAAAGTTTTTGAACCTACATATTCAACAGATACTCTCGATGAGCAGCATAAAAATAGAAAGTCGCAAACACTATATCAAATTGTATCTCCTTATATAAACCGACTTGCAGTAAGTAGGATCAACCTCACCAATATGAATGTTTCATATACTGTGGTCGATTCTGTATCACCTGTTGTGTACGGATTGAAGGACGCTAACTTTTTTGCGTTTAATTTCTTGTTGGATGAAAATTCTTCAGAATCGGGAAAACTTCTATTGTGCGATAATTTTGAGTTCTCGGCAAGTACTCCGCAATCCCTTTTGTATAGTGACGAAATCATTCTTAATACGAAGAATATTCAACTGAGTACGATCGATTCCATTATTCAAATTGACGGTGTGGATATTCACCCTAAAGATGAATTTTGGGCACGTCGGCTTGAGAAAACGGGAGATTATCTAAAAGCTACAGTGGATGAGGTGAAGGTGAAGGGGGTTGGATTTGAAAGGAGAAAAGGATTAAATCACCTTCATGCCCGTACTTTCGATATCAGGTCTACAGACATACAGTATCATAGCGTACAGGGAGCATCGGACGACTCTATCCCTGTGGAAGAGAAGAAGCTGCAAGACGAGCCTTGGTCTTTATATACAATACTGTCTCCTATTCTTTATCGGACATCTATAGACAAGATAAGTGTAGAAGAAACCAAATTTAATTATGTACATACTCAAAATAACATTACGGATGTTTATACGCTGGGAAAGTTTGATTTTCATGCCAATGATTTTCTTGTAGATTCTCTTTCCGAAAAGTTGAGGAAATTCTGGTATGTGGATAACTTCACGATGATAGCAGATAATATTAATGGAACACAAAGAAGTAATAATTCTGAGTTAAATGTAAAACGCTTGTATTTAGATACGAATACTGAAAAGTTTGAAATATCAGATATAAAAATCAAACCTTTATCTACCAATACTAAGAAGGATTATTTGTTCGGAGATGTGAAGTCTATAAGTGTTGATGGACTCGAATATACCGCAGGAGTTTCTGCTGAGCTTCTTAATATTGAATCGCCTAATATTGAATATTTTAAATTAACGGAAAAAAATAAAGGTAAATCGAAAGATAAAAAGAAGGTTTCACCCGAGAATGTCCTTGATTTTTTTACTCCGTATTCCGATTTCTTATCTGTAAAAAGAATAAATCTGAAGAATGCAAATCTGATATATCATAATAAGGAAGACGATGAAACCTTTCGTCTGAAAGATTTGAATTTCCATGCATCCAAATTTCTTATCAGTAAAGATACTAGGGCGACTTCACCCTATTTATTCACAAGTGATGATATAAGTCTTTCCTTTAGGGATTTTGATAATCTCCTATTCGGGAAGAAATATCAATTGCAGATAGCTGCTGCTGATGTATCTACCAGTACGGGGGAAATGGTGTTGAAGGATATCAAGTTAACTCCGCAAGATAAATCTTGGGAAGAGGCTTCCGTAGTTTATGATATTGCTTCGCCCCTGATACAGATTACAGGATTTGACAATATTGACTACTTCAAAGATAAAACAATCGCTCTTAAAGACTTCTTTGTAGAAGCTCCTCAGATAAAGGTAATGAAAACAAAAATAGATGGAGGTGATAATAAGAAGAAAGCCCTGTCTCCGGGAAAGTCTTCTTTTTTAACGAAGCTTTCTGTCGATAATTTGTCTATAACTGACCCCAATTTTATTTATATCGGTAAAGATGAAGATAGTTTGAGTGCTGAATTGACTGCGTTTAAATTAGATTCTTTGAAATGGAATATTCATCATAACTTGGATATCGCAGAGTTAATGTTGCAGTCTCCACGAGTATATTATGCGAATAATAGTAAAAAAGAAAAATTAGACAAAGGGGCAAGTCATAAACTAAATCTTCAATTCCTCGGTAGAAACATCAATCTAGGTAAGCTTGTCGTTTCGAATGCAAGTGTTAATCTGAATCGGCCTTCAGATACGCTTGATTTCAAAATTGCACAGTTTGATTTTTCAGGTCTTAGCTGGATCATGAGGTCAGAAGGTTCTTCGTTGGGTTTGGCGGCTATCAATTTTTATAAACCGACTTTGGATATACGCAAGC
Encoded here:
- the coaBC gene encoding bifunctional phosphopantothenoylcysteine decarboxylase/phosphopantothenate--cysteine ligase CoaBC, with the protein product MTLKDKHIVLGITGSIAAYKAASLARLLIKAGAEVQIVITPAGKEFITPVTLSALTGKPVVSEFFTANDGTWHSHVDLGQWADLMLIAPATASTLGKMANGVADNMLITTYMSMKAPVMIAPAMDLDMFAHPATTRNLEILRSYGNIIIEPAAGELASHLIGKGRMEEPEKILSVVEDFFNQQETLSKKKILITAGPTYEKIDPVRFIGNYSSGKMGFALAEECARRGAEVVLVAGPVSLKVNHPNIKRIDVESAEEMYNASIKEFPGMDAAILCAAVADFRPSEQYSQKVKRGEDLLTISLVPNKDIAASLGKMKKANQLLIGFALETNDEETNALKKMAKKNLDYIVLNSLNDAEAGFKYDTNKVAILKKNGERKDFGLKSKYEVASDIIDNTMQ